One region of Budorcas taxicolor isolate Tak-1 chromosome 3, Takin1.1, whole genome shotgun sequence genomic DNA includes:
- the ZNF687 gene encoding zinc finger protein 687 isoform X1 translates to MGDMKTPDFDDLLAAFDIPDIDANEAIHSGPEENEGPGGSGKPEPSVGGESGEATAAPAGDGPGGPTQASDHSLPPPDVSAVSVIVKNTVCPEQSESLAGSSGGEGARVGGVTKEGPLGPRLMQNGFGGPEPSLPGTPRSPAPPSGGTWKEKSLEGKAPLDLFAHFGPEPGEHPDPLPPSAPSPPREGALTPPAFPSPFELTRENGPALLPPPSPPLLGALKQESCSPLHPQSLAQPGSGASPEATGVPASASPSQVAGVSFFKKSPGHQSPLASPKGPSCQPLKEEEDEGPVDKSSPGSPQSPSSGAEAADEDSNDSPASSSSRPLKVRIKTIKTSCGNITRTVTRVPSDPDPPTPLAEGGFLAEANLLKLSPATPAPEGPKVVSVQLGDGTRLKGTVLPVATIQNASTAMLMAASVARKAVVLPGGTATSPKMMPKNVLGLVPQALPKAEGRTGLGTGGQKVNGASVVMVQPSKPATGPGAAGGTVISRTQSSLVEAFNKILNSKNLLPAYRPNLSPPAEAGLALPPTGYRCLECGDAFSLEKSLARHYDRRSMRIEVTCNHCARRLVFFNKCSLLLHAREHKDKGLVMQCSHLVMRPVALDQMVGQPDITPLLAVPPALGPPALPALGKGEGAVTTSAVTAVAAEAPVLPLSTEPPATPATSTYTCFRCLECKEQCRDKAGMAAHFQQLGPPAPGATSNVCPTCPMMLPNRCSFSAHQRMHKNRPPHVCPECGGNFLQANFQTHLREACLHFSRRVGYRCPSCAVVFGGVNSIKSHIQTSHCEVFHKCPICPMAFKSAPSAHAHLYTQHPSFHTQQAKMIYKCAMCDTVFTHKPLLSSHFDQHLLPQRVSVFKCPSCPLLFAQKRTMLEHLKNTHQSGRPGEETAGKGAGGALLTPKTEPEELAVSRAGTAAPTEESSSTSEEEEPPSSPEPPRPTKRPRRELGSKGIKGGGGGPGGWTCGLCHSWFPERDEYVGHMKKEHGKSVKKFPCRLCERSFCSAPSLRRHVRVNHEGIKRVYPCRYCTEGKRTFSSRLILEKHVQVRHGLPLGAQSPGRGSALARGPGARAQGPGRKRRQSSDSCSEEPDSTTPPAKSPRGAPGLGGHGPLRYRSGGSAEQSLVVGLRVDGGAQQCLDCGLCFASPGSLSRHRFISHKKKRGVGSASALGLGDGEEEAPPPSRSDPDGGESPLPASGGPLTCKVCGKSCDSPLNLKTHFRTHGMAFIRARQGGSGDN, encoded by the exons ATGGGGGACATGAAGACCCCTGATTTTGATGACCTCCTTGCTGCCTTTGACATCCCTGACATTGATGCAAATGAAGCCATCCATTCTGGGCCAGAAGAAAATGAGGGGCCAGGAGGCTCTGGGAAGCCTGAACCCAGTGTAGGAGGTGAATCTGGAGAAGCAACAGCAGCTCCTGCCGGGGATGGCCCTGGGGGGCCCACCCAGGCCTCTGACCATAGCCTGCCACCGCCGGACGTCTCAGCAGTCAGCGTCATCGTCAAGAACACTGTGTGTCCTGAGCAGTCAGAGTCCCTGGCTGGGAGTtcaggaggggaaggggcccGGGTGGGGGGAGTGACGAAGGAAGGCCCTCTGGGACCTCGTCTGATGCAGAATGGTTTTGGGGGCCCTGAGCCATCCCTTCCAGGAACCCCACGCTCTCCAGCTCCTCCTAGTGGGGGTACCTGGAAAGAAAAATCCCTGGAAGGCAAAGCTCCGCTGGATCTGTTTGCTCATTTTGGGCCTGAGCCGGGGGAGCACCCTgatccccttcctccctctgcgCCCTCCCCACCTCGGGAAGGGGCCCTGACCCCACCTGCTTTCCCCTCTCCCTTTGAGCTGACCCGGGAGAATGGCCCAGCCTTGCTgccccctccttctcccccacTGCTGGGGGCCTTGAAGCAGGAAAGCTGCAGCCCTCTTCATCCCCAGAGCCTCGCCCAGCCAGGCTCAGGCGCTAGCCCTGAGGCCACGGGAGTCCCTGCCAGTGCCtccccttcccaggtggcaggggTGTCCTTCTTCAAGAAGTCTCCGGGGCACCAGAGCCCTCTTGCCTCCCCTAAAGGGCCCAGCTGTCAGCCcctgaaggaagaggaggatgagGGACCAGTAGACAAGTCTTCCCCGGGAAGTCCCCAGAGTCCCTCCAGTGGAGCTGAGGCTGCGGATGAGGACAGCAATGACTCCCCTGCCTCCAGCTCCTCTCGGCCTCTCAAGGTGCGGATCAAGACCATTAAAACATCCTGCGGAAATATCACAAGGACCGTAACCCGGGTCCCCTCAGACCCTGATCCCCCTACCCCCTTGGCTGAGGGGGGCTTCCTGGCAGAGGCTAACCTCCTGAAGTTGTCCCCAGCAACCCCAGCCCCCGAGGGTCCGAAGGTGGTGAGTGTCCAACTGGGTGATGGCACGAGGCTCAAGGGCACCGTGCTGCCTGTGGCCACCATTCAGAATGCAAGTACTGCCATGCTGATGGCTGCCAGCGTGGCCCGCAAAGCAGTGGTTCTGCCTGGGGGCACTGCCACCAGCCCTAAGATGATGCCTAAGAATGTGCTGGGTCTGGTGCCCCAAGCCCTGCCCAAGGCTGAGGGGAGGACAGGGCTGGGGACAGGGGGGCAGAAGGTGAATGGCGCCTCGGTGGTAATGGTGCAGCCTTCTAAGCCGGCCACTGGGCCGGGGGCAGCAGGTGGCACGGTGATCTCACGGACCCAGTCCAGCCTGGTGGAGGCCTTCAACAAGATCCTCAACAGCAAGAACCTGCTGCCTGCCTACCGGCCAAACCTGAGTCCGCCGGCTGAGGCTGGGCTGGCCCTGCCACCCACGGGCTACCGCTGCCTCGAATGTGGGGATGCCTTCTCATtggagaagagcctggcgagACACTATGACCGCCGGAGCATGCGCATTGAGGTCACCTGCAATCACTGCGCCCGCCGCCTGGTCTTCTTCAACAAGTGCAGCCTGCTTCTGCATGCCCGCGAGCACAAGGACAAGGGGCTCGTCATGCAGTGCTCACACCTGGTCATGAGGCCGGTGGCCCTGGACCAGATGGTGGGGCAGCCGGACATCACGCCCCTGCTGGCTGTCCCACCTGCCCTCGGACCTCCAGCCTTGCCCGCCTTGGGCAAGGGTGAAGGGGCCGTCACCACCTCCGCCGTTACTGCAGTTGCCGCCGAGGCCCCCGTGCTGCCGCTCTCAACGGAGCCACCCGCCACCCCTGCCACCTCTACCTACACATGCTTCCGCTGCCTGGAGTGCAAGGAGCAGTGCCGCGACAAGGCCGGCATGGCTGCCCACTTCCAGCAGCTCGGGCCCCCCGCCCCTGGGGCCACCAGCAAC GTGTGCCCAACCTGCCCCATGATGCTTCCCAACCGCTGCAGCTTCAGCGCCCACCAGCGCATGCATAAGAACCGGCCTCCCCACGTCTGTCCTGAGTGTGGGGGCAACTTTCTGCAAGCCAATTTTCAGACCCATCTCCGGGAGGCCTGCCTACATTTCTCTCGCCGCGTAGGATACAG GTGCCCCAGCTGTGCAGTGGTGTTTGGGGGTGTGAACTCCATCAAGTCCCACATCCAGACGTCACACTGCGAGGTTTTCCACAAGTGCCCCATCTGCCCCATGGCCTTCAAGTCTGCACCCAGCGCCCATGCCCACCTCTACACCCAGCATCCCAGCTTCCACACGCAGCAGGCCAA GATGATCTACAAGTGTGCCATGTGTGACACGGTCTTCACTCACAAACCCCTCCTCTCCTCACACTTTGACCAGCACTTGCTGCCCCAGCGTGTCAGCGTCTTTAAGTgcccatcttgtcctctgctttTTGCCCAAAAAAGGACCATGCTGGAACATCTCAAG AACACCCATCAGTCTGGGCGCCCGGGGGAGGAGACCGCTGGGAAAGGAGCTGGGGGTGCCCTTCTGACCCCCAAGACAGAGCCCGAGGAGCTGGCTGTGTCTCGGGCAGGAACCGCTGCCCCTACTGAGGAATCGTCTTCAACCTCAGAAGAGGAGGAGCCGCCCAGCTCCCCCGAGCCCCCTCGCCCAACCAAACGGCCCCGGCGAGAACTGGGGAGCAAAGGCATcaagggcgggggcgggggccctGGCGGCTGGACCTGTGGCCTCTGTCACTCCTGGTTTCCTGAGCGTGACGAGTATGTGGGTCACATGAAAAAGGAGCATGGCAAG TCAGTGAAAAAGTTTCCCTGCCGCCTGTGTGAGCGGTCCTTCTGCTCGGCCCCCAGCCTGAGGCGCCACGTCAGGGTCAACCACGAGGGTATCAAGCGAGTTTACCCTTGCAG GTATTGCACAGAGGGAAAGCGCACCTTCAGCAGCCGCCTGATCCTGGAGAAACACGTCCAGGTCCGGCACGGCTTGCCGCTCGGGGCCCAGTCCCCTGGCCGGGGGAGCGCCCTGGCTCGGGGCCCTGGTGCCAGAGCCCAG gggccaGGACGCAAGCGCCGCCAGTCCTCAGACTCTTGCAGTGAGGAGCCCGACAGCACGACACCGCCAGCCAAGTCCCCCAGGGGCGCACCCGGGTTGGGCGGCCACGGCCCGCTGCGCTACCGGAGCGGCGGCTCGGCGGAACAGAGCCTCGTGGTGGGCTTGAGGGTGGACGGTGGCGCCCAGCAGTGCCTCGACTGTGGCTTGTGCTTTGCCTCACCTGGCTCCCTGAGCCGTCACCGTTTCATCAGCCACAAGAAGAAACGGGGTGTGGGGAGTGCCAGTGCCCTAggcctgggggatggggaggaagaggcCCCCCCTCCTTCCAGGTCCGACCCAGATGGTGGAGAGTCACCCTTGCCTGCTTCAGGAGGCCCGCTGACCTGTAAGGTCTGTGGCAAGAGCTGCGACAGCCCTCTCAACCTCAAGACCCATTTCCGCACACATGGCATGGCGTTCATCAGGGCTCGGCAAGGGGGCAGTGGGGACAACTAG
- the ZNF687 gene encoding zinc finger protein 687 isoform X2, with protein sequence MGDMKTPDFDDLLAAFDIPDIDANEAIHSGPEENEGPGGSGKPEPSVGGESGEATAAPAGDGPGGPTQASDHSLPPPDVSAVSVIVKNTVCPEQSESLAGSSGGEGARVGGVTKEGPLGPRLMQNGFGGPEPSLPGTPRSPAPPSGGTWKEKSLEGKAPLDLFAHFGPEPGEHPDPLPPSAPSPPREGALTPPAFPSPFELTRENGPALLPPPSPPLLGALKQESCSPLHPQSLAQPGSGASPEATGVPASASPSQVAGVSFFKKSPGHQSPLASPKGPSCQPLKEEEDEGPVDKSSPGSPQSPSSGAEAADEDSNDSPASSSSRPLKVRIKTIKTSCGNITRTVTRVPSDPDPPTPLAEGGFLAEANLLKLSPATPAPEGPKVVSVQLGDGTRLKGTVLPVATIQNASTAMLMAASVARKAVVLPGGTATSPKMMPKNVLGLVPQALPKAEGRTGLGTGGQKVNGASVVMVQPSKPATGPGAAGGTVISRTQSSLVEAFNKILNSKNLLPAYRPNLSPPAEAGLALPPTGYRCLECGDAFSLEKSLARHYDRRSMRIEVTCNHCARRLVFFNKCSLLLHAREHKDKGLVMQCSHLVMRPVALDQMVGQPDITPLLAVPPALGPPALPALGKGEGAVTTSAVTAVAAEAPVLPLSTEPPATPATSTYTCFRCLECKEQCRDKAGMAAHFQQLGPPAPGATSNVCPTCPMMLPNRCSFSAHQRMHKNRPPHVCPECGGNFLQANFQTHLREACLHFSRRVGYRCPSCAVVFGGVNSIKSHIQTSHCEVFHKCPICPMAFKSAPSAHAHLYTQHPSFHTQQAKMIYKCAMCDTVFTHKPLLSSHFDQHLLPQRVSVFKCPSCPLLFAQKRTMLEHLKNTHQSGRPGEETAGKGAGGALLTPKTEPEELAVSRAGTAAPTEESSSTSEEEEPPSSPEPPRPTKRPRRELGSKGIKGGGGGPGGWTCGLCHSWFPERDEYVGHMKKEHGKSVKKFPCRLCERSFCSAPSLRRHVRVNHEGIKRVYPCRSEWTDG encoded by the exons ATGGGGGACATGAAGACCCCTGATTTTGATGACCTCCTTGCTGCCTTTGACATCCCTGACATTGATGCAAATGAAGCCATCCATTCTGGGCCAGAAGAAAATGAGGGGCCAGGAGGCTCTGGGAAGCCTGAACCCAGTGTAGGAGGTGAATCTGGAGAAGCAACAGCAGCTCCTGCCGGGGATGGCCCTGGGGGGCCCACCCAGGCCTCTGACCATAGCCTGCCACCGCCGGACGTCTCAGCAGTCAGCGTCATCGTCAAGAACACTGTGTGTCCTGAGCAGTCAGAGTCCCTGGCTGGGAGTtcaggaggggaaggggcccGGGTGGGGGGAGTGACGAAGGAAGGCCCTCTGGGACCTCGTCTGATGCAGAATGGTTTTGGGGGCCCTGAGCCATCCCTTCCAGGAACCCCACGCTCTCCAGCTCCTCCTAGTGGGGGTACCTGGAAAGAAAAATCCCTGGAAGGCAAAGCTCCGCTGGATCTGTTTGCTCATTTTGGGCCTGAGCCGGGGGAGCACCCTgatccccttcctccctctgcgCCCTCCCCACCTCGGGAAGGGGCCCTGACCCCACCTGCTTTCCCCTCTCCCTTTGAGCTGACCCGGGAGAATGGCCCAGCCTTGCTgccccctccttctcccccacTGCTGGGGGCCTTGAAGCAGGAAAGCTGCAGCCCTCTTCATCCCCAGAGCCTCGCCCAGCCAGGCTCAGGCGCTAGCCCTGAGGCCACGGGAGTCCCTGCCAGTGCCtccccttcccaggtggcaggggTGTCCTTCTTCAAGAAGTCTCCGGGGCACCAGAGCCCTCTTGCCTCCCCTAAAGGGCCCAGCTGTCAGCCcctgaaggaagaggaggatgagGGACCAGTAGACAAGTCTTCCCCGGGAAGTCCCCAGAGTCCCTCCAGTGGAGCTGAGGCTGCGGATGAGGACAGCAATGACTCCCCTGCCTCCAGCTCCTCTCGGCCTCTCAAGGTGCGGATCAAGACCATTAAAACATCCTGCGGAAATATCACAAGGACCGTAACCCGGGTCCCCTCAGACCCTGATCCCCCTACCCCCTTGGCTGAGGGGGGCTTCCTGGCAGAGGCTAACCTCCTGAAGTTGTCCCCAGCAACCCCAGCCCCCGAGGGTCCGAAGGTGGTGAGTGTCCAACTGGGTGATGGCACGAGGCTCAAGGGCACCGTGCTGCCTGTGGCCACCATTCAGAATGCAAGTACTGCCATGCTGATGGCTGCCAGCGTGGCCCGCAAAGCAGTGGTTCTGCCTGGGGGCACTGCCACCAGCCCTAAGATGATGCCTAAGAATGTGCTGGGTCTGGTGCCCCAAGCCCTGCCCAAGGCTGAGGGGAGGACAGGGCTGGGGACAGGGGGGCAGAAGGTGAATGGCGCCTCGGTGGTAATGGTGCAGCCTTCTAAGCCGGCCACTGGGCCGGGGGCAGCAGGTGGCACGGTGATCTCACGGACCCAGTCCAGCCTGGTGGAGGCCTTCAACAAGATCCTCAACAGCAAGAACCTGCTGCCTGCCTACCGGCCAAACCTGAGTCCGCCGGCTGAGGCTGGGCTGGCCCTGCCACCCACGGGCTACCGCTGCCTCGAATGTGGGGATGCCTTCTCATtggagaagagcctggcgagACACTATGACCGCCGGAGCATGCGCATTGAGGTCACCTGCAATCACTGCGCCCGCCGCCTGGTCTTCTTCAACAAGTGCAGCCTGCTTCTGCATGCCCGCGAGCACAAGGACAAGGGGCTCGTCATGCAGTGCTCACACCTGGTCATGAGGCCGGTGGCCCTGGACCAGATGGTGGGGCAGCCGGACATCACGCCCCTGCTGGCTGTCCCACCTGCCCTCGGACCTCCAGCCTTGCCCGCCTTGGGCAAGGGTGAAGGGGCCGTCACCACCTCCGCCGTTACTGCAGTTGCCGCCGAGGCCCCCGTGCTGCCGCTCTCAACGGAGCCACCCGCCACCCCTGCCACCTCTACCTACACATGCTTCCGCTGCCTGGAGTGCAAGGAGCAGTGCCGCGACAAGGCCGGCATGGCTGCCCACTTCCAGCAGCTCGGGCCCCCCGCCCCTGGGGCCACCAGCAAC GTGTGCCCAACCTGCCCCATGATGCTTCCCAACCGCTGCAGCTTCAGCGCCCACCAGCGCATGCATAAGAACCGGCCTCCCCACGTCTGTCCTGAGTGTGGGGGCAACTTTCTGCAAGCCAATTTTCAGACCCATCTCCGGGAGGCCTGCCTACATTTCTCTCGCCGCGTAGGATACAG GTGCCCCAGCTGTGCAGTGGTGTTTGGGGGTGTGAACTCCATCAAGTCCCACATCCAGACGTCACACTGCGAGGTTTTCCACAAGTGCCCCATCTGCCCCATGGCCTTCAAGTCTGCACCCAGCGCCCATGCCCACCTCTACACCCAGCATCCCAGCTTCCACACGCAGCAGGCCAA GATGATCTACAAGTGTGCCATGTGTGACACGGTCTTCACTCACAAACCCCTCCTCTCCTCACACTTTGACCAGCACTTGCTGCCCCAGCGTGTCAGCGTCTTTAAGTgcccatcttgtcctctgctttTTGCCCAAAAAAGGACCATGCTGGAACATCTCAAG AACACCCATCAGTCTGGGCGCCCGGGGGAGGAGACCGCTGGGAAAGGAGCTGGGGGTGCCCTTCTGACCCCCAAGACAGAGCCCGAGGAGCTGGCTGTGTCTCGGGCAGGAACCGCTGCCCCTACTGAGGAATCGTCTTCAACCTCAGAAGAGGAGGAGCCGCCCAGCTCCCCCGAGCCCCCTCGCCCAACCAAACGGCCCCGGCGAGAACTGGGGAGCAAAGGCATcaagggcgggggcgggggccctGGCGGCTGGACCTGTGGCCTCTGTCACTCCTGGTTTCCTGAGCGTGACGAGTATGTGGGTCACATGAAAAAGGAGCATGGCAAG TCAGTGAAAAAGTTTCCCTGCCGCCTGTGTGAGCGGTCCTTCTGCTCGGCCCCCAGCCTGAGGCGCCACGTCAGGGTCAACCACGAGGGTATCAAGCGAGTTTACCCTTGCAG GTCTGAGTGGACTGACGGTTGA